A single window of Streptomyces griseoviridis DNA harbors:
- a CDS encoding discoidin domain-containing protein, protein MRFRSLGVALVATAALVTLPTLSPPTAAAADANLSQGRTATASSTENAGTPAASAVDGDLATRWSSAATDDQWLQVDLGATASISKIVLNWEAAYGKDYKIQSSPDGGSWTDLTSVTGGDGGTDTLTVTGQGRYVRLQGVHRATGYGYSLWEFQVFGTTGTTQPAACNTANAAQGKAASASSTENAGTPASAAFDGDDTTRWSSQAVDPQWVRVDLGSAQDICKVDLNWEAAYGKDFQIQASADGQSWTTLKTVTGGTGGRASYDVSGNGRYVRVLGTARGTGYGYSLWEVAVHTGSGGGTPPVQGGGDLGPNVIVVDPSTPNLQQKFDQVFAQQESAQFGSGRYQFLMKPGTYNGINAQLGFYTSISGLGLNPDDTQINGDITVDAGWFNGNATQNFWRSAENLAITPSNGTDRWAVAQAAPFRRIHVKGGLNLAPNGYGWASGGYIADSKIDGTVGPYSQQQWYTRDSSVGGWTNGVWNMTFTGVQGAPATNFDSGPYTTLDTTPISREKPFLYLDGNDYKVFVPAKRTASRGVSWPANAGGTSLPLSQFYVVKPGATAATINTALAQGLNLLFTPGVYHLNQTINVTRANTVVLGLGLATIVPDGGVDAMHVADVDGVRLAGFLIDAGAANSDTLLQIGPAGAGADHAANPTTMQDVFVRVGGAGPGLATNSVVVNSDDVVIDHTWLWRADHGAGVGWETNRADYGLKVNGDDVLATGLFVEHFNKYDVLWSGERGRTIFFQNEKAYDAPNAAAITHDGIVGYAAYKVADTVTTHEAWGLGSYCNFTSDPSIVQRHGFQVPVKAGVKLHDILVISLGGKGQYAHVVNDTGSPTSGTDTIPSKITQFP, encoded by the coding sequence ATGAGATTCAGATCGTTGGGTGTCGCGCTCGTCGCCACGGCGGCGCTCGTCACCCTCCCCACCCTCAGTCCCCCGACCGCCGCGGCCGCCGACGCCAACCTGTCGCAGGGCCGCACGGCCACCGCCTCCTCGACGGAGAACGCGGGCACGCCCGCCGCGAGTGCCGTCGACGGTGACCTCGCCACCCGCTGGTCCTCGGCCGCCACCGACGACCAGTGGCTCCAGGTCGACCTCGGCGCCACCGCCTCGATCAGCAAAATCGTGCTGAACTGGGAGGCCGCGTACGGCAAGGACTACAAGATCCAGAGTTCGCCCGACGGCGGCTCCTGGACCGACCTCACCTCCGTCACCGGCGGCGACGGCGGCACCGACACCCTCACCGTGACCGGACAGGGCCGCTACGTCCGGTTGCAGGGCGTCCACCGGGCCACCGGATACGGCTACTCCCTCTGGGAGTTCCAGGTGTTCGGCACCACGGGCACCACCCAGCCCGCCGCCTGCAACACCGCCAACGCCGCCCAGGGCAAGGCCGCTTCGGCGTCCTCCACAGAGAACGCGGGCACCCCCGCCTCGGCCGCCTTCGACGGCGACGACACCACCCGCTGGTCGAGCCAGGCCGTCGACCCGCAGTGGGTCCGGGTCGACCTCGGCTCCGCGCAGGACATCTGCAAGGTCGACCTCAACTGGGAGGCGGCGTACGGCAAGGACTTCCAGATCCAGGCCAGCGCCGACGGCCAGAGCTGGACGACGCTCAAGACCGTCACCGGCGGCACCGGCGGCCGGGCCTCCTACGACGTCAGCGGCAACGGCCGCTACGTCCGGGTGCTGGGCACCGCGCGCGGCACCGGCTACGGCTACTCGCTGTGGGAGGTCGCCGTGCACACCGGCTCGGGCGGCGGCACCCCGCCCGTCCAGGGCGGCGGAGACCTCGGTCCGAACGTCATCGTGGTGGACCCCTCCACGCCCAACCTCCAGCAGAAGTTCGACCAGGTCTTCGCCCAGCAGGAGTCCGCGCAGTTCGGCTCCGGGCGCTACCAGTTCCTGATGAAGCCGGGCACCTACAACGGCATCAACGCCCAACTCGGCTTCTACACCTCGATCTCGGGCCTCGGACTCAACCCCGACGACACGCAGATCAACGGGGACATCACGGTCGACGCCGGCTGGTTCAACGGCAACGCCACGCAGAACTTCTGGCGTTCGGCGGAGAACCTCGCCATCACGCCGTCCAACGGCACCGACCGGTGGGCCGTCGCGCAGGCCGCGCCGTTCCGCCGGATCCACGTCAAGGGCGGCCTCAACCTGGCGCCCAACGGCTACGGCTGGGCCTCCGGCGGGTACATCGCCGACTCGAAGATCGACGGTACCGTCGGCCCGTACTCCCAGCAGCAGTGGTACACCCGCGACAGCTCGGTCGGCGGCTGGACCAACGGCGTCTGGAACATGACGTTCACCGGTGTCCAGGGCGCCCCGGCCACCAACTTCGACAGCGGCCCGTACACCACGCTCGACACCACCCCGATCTCGCGTGAGAAGCCGTTCCTCTACCTCGACGGGAACGACTACAAGGTCTTCGTCCCGGCCAAGCGCACCGCGTCCCGCGGTGTCTCCTGGCCCGCCAACGCGGGCGGCACCTCGCTGCCGCTCAGCCAGTTCTACGTCGTCAAGCCCGGCGCGACGGCCGCCACCATCAACACGGCGCTCGCCCAGGGCCTCAACCTGCTCTTCACGCCCGGCGTCTACCACCTCAACCAGACGATCAACGTCACCCGCGCCAACACGGTCGTCCTCGGGCTCGGCCTCGCGACCATCGTCCCCGACGGCGGTGTCGACGCGATGCACGTCGCGGACGTCGACGGTGTCCGGCTGGCCGGCTTCCTCATCGACGCCGGTGCCGCCAACTCCGACACCCTGCTCCAGATCGGCCCCGCCGGGGCGGGCGCCGACCACGCGGCCAACCCGACCACCATGCAGGACGTGTTCGTGCGCGTCGGCGGCGCGGGACCCGGACTCGCCACCAACTCCGTGGTGGTCAACAGCGACGACGTCGTCATCGACCACACCTGGCTGTGGCGGGCCGACCACGGCGCGGGCGTCGGCTGGGAGACCAACCGGGCCGACTACGGACTCAAGGTCAACGGCGACGACGTGCTCGCGACCGGCCTGTTCGTGGAGCACTTCAACAAGTACGACGTCCTGTGGAGCGGTGAGCGCGGCCGCACGATCTTCTTCCAGAACGAGAAGGCGTACGACGCGCCCAACGCGGCCGCCATCACCCATGACGGCATCGTCGGCTACGCGGCCTACAAGGTCGCCGACACCGTCACCACCCATGAGGCGTGGGGCCTCGGCAGCTACTGCAACTTCACGTCCGATCCGTCGATCGTCCAGCGCCACGGCTTCCAGGTGCCGGTGAAGGCGGGGGTGAAGCTGCACGACATCCTGGTGATCTCGCTGGGCGGCAAGGGCCAGTACGCCCACGTCGTCAACGACACCGGGTCGCCCACCTCGGGCACCGACACCATCCCCTCCAAGATCACGCAGTTCCCGTGA
- a CDS encoding carbohydrate ABC transporter permease produces MTSTDLPVRPAPAPRPPRIRELSAGRRRPPSGRTHLSLGESRLARVLALAVLGVLAVVWLLPMAWALLTAFKSEPDASDPVHWLWPRHGLTLDGFRTVWERGDLPLWMFNSFLVSAAVTVITVLVSAMAGYAFSRTRFAGGRWLFALTVAAVLVPPQMLIVPWFRQMLSLGLLDTYAAVILPQTVAPVMVFILKKHFDSLPRELEEAARIDGAGHARIFWSVLLPLSRPMLAAVSIFVFIGAWNNFLWPFVSTSDPALMTLPVGITSVKDAYGIQYAQSMASAVLAALPLVLVFLFFQRHIVKSVATTGLGGQ; encoded by the coding sequence ATGACCTCCACCGACCTGCCCGTCCGTCCGGCGCCCGCGCCCCGGCCGCCGAGGATCAGAGAACTGTCGGCGGGCCGCCGGCGCCCGCCGTCGGGGCGTACCCATCTCTCGCTCGGGGAGAGCCGGCTCGCGCGGGTGCTGGCGCTCGCGGTCCTCGGGGTGCTGGCCGTGGTGTGGCTGCTGCCGATGGCGTGGGCGCTGCTGACCGCGTTCAAGTCCGAGCCGGACGCGAGTGATCCGGTGCACTGGCTGTGGCCGCGGCACGGGCTGACGCTCGACGGGTTCCGTACCGTCTGGGAGCGCGGCGACCTGCCGCTGTGGATGTTCAACAGCTTCCTGGTCTCGGCCGCCGTCACGGTGATCACCGTGCTGGTGTCGGCGATGGCCGGATACGCCTTCTCCAGGACCCGGTTCGCGGGCGGCCGGTGGCTGTTCGCGCTGACCGTGGCGGCGGTGCTGGTGCCGCCGCAGATGCTGATCGTGCCGTGGTTCCGGCAGATGCTGAGCCTCGGGCTGCTGGACACCTACGCGGCGGTGATCCTGCCGCAGACGGTGGCGCCGGTGATGGTGTTCATCCTGAAGAAGCACTTCGACTCCCTGCCGAGGGAGTTGGAGGAGGCGGCCAGAATCGACGGCGCCGGGCACGCGCGGATCTTCTGGTCGGTGCTGCTGCCGCTGTCGCGGCCGATGCTCGCCGCCGTGTCGATCTTCGTGTTCATCGGGGCGTGGAACAACTTCCTGTGGCCCTTCGTCTCCACGTCGGACCCGGCGCTGATGACGCTGCCGGTGGGCATCACCTCGGTGAAGGACGCCTACGGCATCCAGTACGCGCAGTCGATGGCGTCGGCGGTGCTGGCCGCGCTGCCGCTGGTGCTGGTGTTCCTGTTCTTCCAGCGGCACATCGTGAAGTCCGTGGCCACGACGGGACTCGGCGGCCAGTGA
- a CDS encoding carbohydrate ABC transporter permease, with the protein MSSPLAPPTPGPRSARRLLSPGLLFALPFLVLFAVFMLWPLGQGLWMSLTDTSLSAHSPDFIGLDNFSEAVRDAEMWRALGHTLWFTALSTVPLVAVALGMALLVHTGLPGQWVWRLAFFAPYLLPVGVVGLLWIWLYQPDLGLYNHLLDGLGLGQVAWLSDPSVAMSAIALTTLWWTVGFNFLLYLAALQSVPDHLYEAAAIDGAGAWRRLWSITLPQLSRITAVITVLQILASLKVFDQVYLLTKGGPDNSTRPVVEYVYDVGFTGYRLGYASAISYIFFALVVLASAAQYAALRRREK; encoded by the coding sequence ATGTCCTCTCCCCTGGCCCCGCCCACCCCCGGGCCACGCTCCGCGCGCCGGCTCCTCTCCCCCGGCCTGCTGTTCGCCCTCCCCTTCCTGGTGCTGTTCGCCGTCTTCATGCTCTGGCCGCTGGGCCAGGGGCTGTGGATGAGCCTCACCGACACCTCGCTCTCGGCCCACTCCCCGGACTTCATCGGCCTGGACAACTTCTCCGAGGCCGTCAGGGACGCCGAGATGTGGCGCGCGCTCGGCCACACCCTGTGGTTCACCGCGCTGTCGACGGTCCCGCTGGTGGCGGTGGCGCTCGGCATGGCGCTGCTGGTGCACACCGGGCTGCCGGGGCAGTGGGTGTGGCGGCTGGCGTTCTTCGCCCCCTACCTGCTGCCCGTGGGCGTCGTCGGGCTGCTGTGGATCTGGCTCTACCAGCCCGACCTCGGCCTCTACAACCACCTCCTCGACGGCCTCGGCCTCGGCCAGGTGGCGTGGCTCAGCGATCCGTCGGTGGCCATGTCCGCGATCGCCCTGACCACCCTGTGGTGGACGGTGGGCTTCAACTTCCTGCTCTACCTGGCCGCGCTGCAGTCCGTGCCCGACCATCTGTACGAGGCGGCGGCGATCGACGGGGCGGGCGCCTGGCGCCGGCTGTGGTCGATCACGCTGCCGCAGCTCAGCCGGATCACCGCGGTCATCACCGTGCTGCAGATCCTGGCCTCGCTGAAGGTCTTCGACCAGGTGTACCTGCTGACCAAGGGCGGCCCCGACAACTCGACGCGCCCGGTGGTCGAGTACGTCTACGACGTGGGCTTCACCGGCTACCGCCTCGGATACGCCTCGGCGATCAGCTACATCTTCTTCGCCCTCGTCGTCCTCGCCTCCGCGGCCCAGTACGCCGCCCTCCGCCGCCGGGAGAAGTGA
- a CDS encoding LacI family DNA-binding transcriptional regulator codes for MAARPRIKDVAEYAGVSPKTVSNVINDYEHVSERTRTAVREAIDALGYRVNIAGRQLRQGRTGMITLAVPELDVAYFSELAKHVMAEADRLGRTVLLHQTGGERARELAALHGFDTQFSDGVILSPLSLLPRDLATRDRRLPVVLLGERPAEGDTDHVGIDNVRAARDATAHLLARGRRRIAVIGGAVRGRQGTDRLRTDGHRQALRDAAVPFDPDLVVPVRAFHWRDGAQAATELIRRESPPDALLCLNDHMALGALRALHEAGRSVPGDLDVVGFDDIEAARFSVPSLTTVAPDKPRIARVAVDLLVHRIDTPDEPGPGRDEVIGHRVIVRESSGG; via the coding sequence GTGGCTGCCAGACCCAGGATCAAGGACGTGGCGGAGTACGCGGGCGTCTCTCCCAAGACCGTCTCCAACGTGATCAACGACTACGAGCACGTGTCGGAGCGGACCCGCACCGCCGTGCGCGAGGCGATCGACGCGCTCGGCTACCGCGTCAACATCGCGGGCCGGCAGCTCCGCCAGGGCCGCACCGGCATGATCACCCTCGCCGTCCCCGAACTCGACGTGGCCTACTTCTCCGAGCTGGCCAAGCACGTCATGGCCGAGGCCGACCGGCTCGGACGCACCGTGCTGCTCCACCAGACCGGCGGCGAGCGCGCGCGGGAACTGGCCGCGCTGCACGGCTTCGACACCCAGTTCTCCGACGGCGTCATCCTCAGCCCGCTCTCCCTGCTGCCCCGCGACCTCGCCACCCGCGACCGCAGGCTGCCGGTCGTCCTGCTCGGTGAACGCCCCGCCGAGGGCGACACCGACCACGTCGGCATCGACAACGTGCGCGCCGCCCGCGACGCCACCGCCCATCTGCTCGCCAGGGGGCGGCGCCGGATCGCCGTGATCGGCGGCGCCGTCCGGGGCAGGCAGGGCACCGACCGGCTGCGCACCGACGGCCACCGCCAGGCGCTGCGCGACGCCGCCGTCCCCTTCGACCCCGATCTGGTGGTCCCGGTGCGGGCGTTCCACTGGCGGGACGGCGCGCAGGCCGCGACCGAGCTGATCCGCCGGGAGTCCCCGCCCGACGCGCTGCTCTGCCTCAACGACCACATGGCGCTCGGCGCCCTGCGCGCCCTGCACGAGGCGGGCCGCTCGGTCCCTGGCGACCTCGACGTGGTCGGCTTCGACGACATCGAGGCCGCCCGCTTCAGCGTGCCCAGCCTGACCACGGTGGCCCCCGACAAACCCCGGATCGCCCGCGTCGCCGTCGACCTGCTCGTGCACCGCATCGACACCCCCGACGAACCGGGCCCCGGCCGCGACGAGGTGATCGGCCACCGGGTCATCGTGCGGGAGAGCAGCGGCGGGTGA
- a CDS encoding extracellular solute-binding protein → MTATPPPVPRPGPTRRRALTTALAAGAAVLGAGALSGCGAAQAADGSTVRLWDLFSGADGGLLNDMVRAAGPDMPGTGIERTVLEWGTPYYTKLAMASAGGRGPDVAISHMSRLAGYAPTGLLDPWDLDLLAEYGVTPDDFADAVWSRTRFEGRTYALPLDTHPFIVFYHPEPAARAGLLTKDGTLDTEAFGSPDAFLAAGRELAAASGKQGIAFGYVTDSAQGWRLFYGLYRQTGGVFRLPAGGPAEVDVDRMAEVIAFMAKLVDGRVNPRRLDYPAAIAAFANRQTAMILSGEWELGTFRAADPKVGAAPFPTVFGTPAVYADSHSFVLPRRPHPDAGHRRRTHRAVAALLKAGQIWAGAGHIPAYRPVTETAAYAKLRPQADYARAQSHVVLDPAVWFAGAGSDFQNAMCQVLQQALLGGLAPDRAARAMVRRLDTFLSKPSPA, encoded by the coding sequence ATGACCGCCACACCCCCACCGGTCCCCCGCCCGGGACCGACCAGACGCCGCGCCCTGACGACGGCACTCGCCGCGGGCGCGGCGGTGCTCGGCGCCGGGGCGCTGAGCGGCTGCGGAGCCGCCCAGGCCGCCGACGGCTCGACGGTCCGCCTCTGGGACCTGTTCAGCGGGGCCGACGGCGGTCTCCTCAACGACATGGTGCGCGCGGCGGGTCCCGACATGCCGGGGACCGGGATCGAGCGCACGGTCCTGGAGTGGGGCACCCCCTACTACACCAAGCTCGCCATGGCCTCGGCCGGCGGGCGCGGCCCCGACGTCGCGATCTCGCACATGTCCCGGCTGGCCGGGTACGCGCCCACCGGTCTGCTCGACCCGTGGGACCTGGACCTGCTGGCCGAGTACGGCGTCACCCCCGACGACTTCGCCGACGCGGTCTGGTCCAGGACCAGGTTCGAGGGCCGGACGTACGCCCTGCCGCTCGACACCCACCCGTTCATCGTCTTCTACCACCCCGAACCGGCCGCGCGGGCGGGCCTGTTGACGAAGGACGGCACCCTGGACACGGAGGCGTTCGGCTCCCCCGACGCCTTCCTCGCCGCCGGGCGGGAACTGGCCGCGGCGTCGGGCAAGCAGGGCATCGCCTTCGGCTACGTCACCGACTCGGCCCAGGGCTGGCGGCTGTTCTACGGGCTGTACCGGCAGACCGGCGGGGTCTTCCGGCTCCCCGCGGGCGGGCCGGCCGAGGTCGACGTGGACCGGATGGCCGAGGTGATCGCCTTCATGGCGAAGCTCGTCGACGGCCGGGTCAACCCCCGGCGCCTCGACTACCCGGCGGCCATCGCCGCCTTCGCCAACCGGCAGACGGCGATGATCCTGTCCGGCGAGTGGGAGCTGGGCACCTTCAGGGCCGCCGACCCGAAGGTGGGCGCCGCGCCCTTCCCCACCGTCTTCGGCACGCCCGCCGTGTACGCCGACTCGCACTCCTTCGTGCTGCCGCGCCGCCCGCACCCGGACGCGGGACACCGCCGGCGCACCCATCGTGCGGTCGCCGCGCTGCTGAAGGCCGGCCAGATCTGGGCCGGCGCCGGCCACATCCCGGCCTACCGGCCGGTCACCGAGACGGCCGCGTACGCGAAGCTGCGTCCGCAGGCCGACTACGCGCGGGCGCAGAGCCATGTGGTGCTCGACCCGGCGGTCTGGTTCGCGGGCGCCGGATCGGACTTCCAGAACGCCATGTGCCAGGTCCTCCAGCAGGCCCTGCTCGGCGGCCTCGCCCCGGACCGCGCCGCGCGCGCCATGGTGCGCCGCCTCGACACCTTCCTCTCCAAGCCCAGCCCGGCCTGA
- a CDS encoding glycoside hydrolase family 2 protein, whose protein sequence is MPDPNPPEQPPRPEYPRPQFVRDAWLNLNGAWQFETDRSDTGLERGLLERELTGRIVVPFCPESELSGVGDPDFLEAVWYRRTVTVPADWADARVLLHFGAVDHDTTVWANGREVARHRGGFTPFTADLGEVAAAGAELTLVVRARDSRHGVQARGKQATWYANSHCHYTRTTGIWQTVWLEPVPRAVALRRPRITPDLASGSFFVELPLTANAPGHRVRATLGDASGTLVTAESRADLDLCPRLVLPVPDAAVRPWSPADPHLYDLSLEVLAPDGTVVDAARSYAGLRSVAVRGRQLLLNGERVFQRLVLDQGYYPDGLMTAPSDAALAGDIELGIAAGFNGARLHQKVFEERYLYHADRLGYLVWGEFGDWGCEVGVRDDNQRPDASYVTQWLEALERDYSHPSIVGWCPLNETYQPLHDRVTVLDDVTRGMFLATKQADPTRPVIDASGYAHRVAETDVYDAHCYEQDPVAFGEAMAGLAEGRPYVNTGPDGRTWSLPYAGQPYFCSEFGGIWWDPEAAAAAGDDSGVSWGYGERPRTEAEFVERFRGLTGVLLDDPEMFGYCYTQLTDVFQERNGVYRFDRSEKADTALLRDAQLRAAAYERSR, encoded by the coding sequence ATGCCCGACCCGAATCCGCCGGAGCAGCCGCCCCGACCCGAGTACCCCAGGCCGCAGTTCGTCCGCGACGCCTGGCTCAATCTCAACGGCGCGTGGCAGTTCGAGACCGACCGCTCCGACACCGGGCTCGAACGCGGCCTGCTGGAACGCGAGTTGACCGGCCGCATCGTCGTCCCGTTCTGCCCGGAGTCGGAGTTGTCGGGCGTCGGCGACCCGGACTTCCTGGAGGCGGTCTGGTACCGGCGCACGGTGACCGTCCCGGCCGACTGGGCCGACGCCCGGGTGCTGCTGCACTTCGGCGCCGTCGACCACGACACCACGGTCTGGGCGAACGGCCGCGAAGTCGCCAGGCACCGGGGCGGGTTCACGCCCTTCACCGCCGACCTCGGCGAGGTGGCCGCCGCCGGCGCGGAGCTGACGCTCGTGGTGCGGGCCCGCGACAGCAGGCACGGCGTCCAGGCGCGCGGCAAGCAGGCCACCTGGTACGCCAACTCGCACTGCCACTACACCAGGACCACCGGCATCTGGCAGACCGTCTGGCTCGAACCGGTGCCCCGAGCCGTCGCGCTGCGGCGCCCGAGGATCACCCCCGACCTGGCGTCGGGCTCCTTCTTCGTCGAGCTGCCGCTGACCGCGAACGCGCCGGGCCACCGGGTCCGCGCCACCCTGGGGGACGCGTCGGGCACCCTGGTCACCGCCGAGTCGCGCGCCGACCTCGACCTGTGCCCGCGGCTGGTGCTGCCGGTGCCCGACGCCGCCGTCCGCCCCTGGTCGCCCGCCGACCCGCACCTGTACGACCTGTCGTTGGAGGTGCTGGCGCCGGACGGCACGGTCGTCGACGCGGCCCGCTCCTACGCGGGTCTGCGCTCGGTCGCGGTGCGCGGGCGGCAGCTGCTGCTGAACGGCGAGCGCGTCTTCCAGCGGCTGGTCCTCGACCAGGGCTACTACCCCGACGGACTGATGACCGCGCCGAGCGACGCCGCGCTCGCCGGTGACATCGAACTGGGGATCGCGGCCGGTTTCAACGGCGCGCGGCTGCACCAGAAGGTGTTCGAGGAGCGCTACCTGTACCACGCCGACCGGCTCGGCTACCTGGTGTGGGGGGAGTTCGGCGACTGGGGGTGCGAGGTCGGCGTCCGCGACGACAACCAGCGGCCCGACGCCTCGTACGTCACCCAGTGGCTGGAGGCGCTGGAGCGGGACTACTCGCACCCCTCGATCGTCGGCTGGTGCCCGCTCAACGAGACGTACCAGCCGCTGCACGACCGCGTCACCGTCCTGGACGACGTCACCCGGGGCATGTTCCTCGCCACCAAGCAGGCCGACCCCACCCGCCCGGTCATCGACGCGTCCGGCTACGCGCACCGGGTGGCGGAGACCGACGTCTACGACGCGCACTGCTACGAGCAGGACCCGGTCGCGTTCGGCGAGGCGATGGCGGGGCTGGCCGAGGGCCGCCCGTACGTGAACACGGGTCCCGACGGCCGCACCTGGTCGCTCCCCTACGCCGGACAGCCGTACTTCTGCAGCGAGTTCGGGGGCATCTGGTGGGACCCCGAGGCCGCCGCGGCGGCCGGCGACGACTCGGGCGTCTCCTGGGGGTACGGCGAACGGCCGCGCACCGAGGCGGAGTTCGTCGAGCGGTTCCGCGGTCTGACCGGGGTGCTGCTCGACGACCCGGAGATGTTCGGCTACTGCTACACCCAGCTCACCGACGTCTTCCAGGAGCGCAACGGCGTCTACCGGTTCGACCGTTCGGAGAAGGCCGACACCGCGCTGCTGCGGGACGCCCAGCTCCGCGCGGCGGCCTACGAGCGCAGCCGGTAG
- a CDS encoding MgtC/SapB family protein, with the protein MNGLATSLWDPHNGQGLRQFAELALALLLSTLIGWERAAKQKSAGLRTHTLVGVASALMMQVSQHGFNGVLGLENVSFDPSRVAAQIVSGIGFIGGGLIFVRRDAVRGLTTAATVWLTAAVGMACGGGLPLLAGAATVLHFLVVRGYPPLSARLSPGSVTSTFEVRLTYRTGSALLPRLMQMCTRRGFRILQVTVERLPGRTDDAARVLLGLEGSKDPTDLVAELFQDEGVIDVSVTSAALDDE; encoded by the coding sequence GTGAATGGGCTGGCCACATCGTTGTGGGATCCGCACAACGGACAAGGACTACGACAATTCGCCGAACTGGCGCTGGCGCTGCTGCTGTCCACCCTCATCGGATGGGAGCGGGCGGCGAAACAGAAGAGTGCGGGACTGCGCACCCACACCCTGGTGGGGGTCGCCAGCGCACTCATGATGCAGGTCTCGCAACACGGGTTCAACGGGGTGCTCGGGCTGGAGAACGTCTCCTTCGACCCGTCCCGGGTCGCGGCCCAGATCGTCTCCGGGATCGGCTTCATCGGCGGCGGCCTCATCTTCGTCCGCCGGGACGCCGTCCGCGGTCTGACCACCGCCGCCACCGTCTGGCTGACCGCCGCGGTCGGCATGGCCTGCGGCGGCGGACTCCCGCTGCTGGCCGGCGCCGCGACCGTCCTGCACTTCCTGGTGGTGCGCGGCTACCCGCCGCTGTCCGCCCGGCTGTCGCCAGGATCGGTCACCAGCACCTTCGAGGTCCGGCTGACCTACAGGACCGGCTCGGCGCTGCTGCCCCGGCTGATGCAGATGTGCACCCGGCGGGGCTTTCGGATACTGCAGGTCACCGTCGAGCGCCTGCCGGGCCGCACCGACGACGCGGCCCGCGTCCTGCTCGGCCTCGAAGGCAGCAAGGACCCGACCGACCTGGTCGCGGAACTCTTCCAGGACGAGGGCGTGATAGACGTGTCGGTCACGTCGGCGGCCCTCGACGACGAGTAG
- a CDS encoding glycoside hydrolase family 43 protein codes for MSTTPRTVRPAAVAAVLLALLFSFALVPPAGAAGPAAGAVASPGAVAAASTTFRNPLNTGPDPYLTYWKGSYYLTTTQGGSIKMWRSPSLATLLASDPVTVWTDTDTSRNRNIWAPEFYRFGDRWYLYYTADDGVDDHHRVYVLESDRDDPAGPYHFKSALVPPNHTADFAIDPSVFTHNGRLYLAYSGINAYQHNGLNIAPLSNPYTVSGNAVAIDAAGGCPEVREGPEFLNRGGRTWMTYSTCDTGKPDYQVWMLSLPDGADPLVPANWTQRSGALFSRNDSRGVFGPGHHAFFTSPDGTEDWMVYHAKSTSVNTYTDRTTRAQKITWNADGSPALGTPLAMGATQNLPSGDPGSGNHWINDDGRSSADGTLAYTGTWNSGTGCAAQCFWGDDHWSDRAGNTATFSFTGTRIALLSVRDTGNGIAAISVDGGAEQRVDFYGAIRTGETVQYLSPKLASGRHTLRVRVTGEHNASSQGSFVSVDRAEVYTG; via the coding sequence ATGAGCACCACTCCCCGCACCGTCCGCCCGGCGGCCGTGGCGGCCGTCCTGCTGGCCCTGCTGTTCTCCTTCGCCCTGGTCCCCCCGGCCGGCGCGGCGGGCCCCGCCGCGGGCGCGGTCGCCTCCCCCGGCGCGGTCGCCGCCGCGAGCACGACGTTCCGCAACCCGCTCAACACCGGGCCCGACCCGTATCTGACGTACTGGAAGGGCTCCTACTACCTGACCACCACGCAGGGCGGCAGCATCAAGATGTGGCGCTCGCCCTCACTGGCCACCCTGCTCGCCTCCGACCCGGTCACCGTGTGGACGGACACCGACACCTCCCGCAACCGGAACATCTGGGCGCCGGAGTTCTACCGCTTCGGCGACCGCTGGTACCTCTACTACACGGCCGACGACGGCGTGGACGACCACCACCGGGTCTACGTCCTGGAGTCGGACCGCGACGACCCGGCGGGCCCCTACCACTTCAAGTCGGCGCTCGTCCCGCCCAACCACACCGCGGACTTCGCGATCGACCCGAGCGTCTTCACCCACAACGGCCGCCTCTACCTGGCCTACAGCGGCATCAACGCCTACCAGCACAACGGGCTGAACATCGCCCCGCTGTCGAACCCGTACACCGTCTCGGGCAACGCCGTCGCGATCGACGCGGCCGGCGGCTGCCCCGAGGTGCGGGAGGGCCCCGAGTTCCTGAACCGGGGCGGCCGCACCTGGATGACGTACTCGACGTGCGACACGGGGAAACCCGACTACCAGGTGTGGATGCTGTCGCTGCCGGACGGCGCCGACCCGCTGGTGCCCGCCAACTGGACCCAGCGGTCGGGGGCGTTGTTCTCCCGCAACGACAGCAGGGGCGTCTTCGGACCCGGCCACCACGCGTTCTTCACGTCCCCCGACGGCACCGAGGACTGGATGGTCTACCACGCCAAGTCGACCTCGGTGAACACCTACACCGACCGCACCACCCGGGCCCAGAAGATCACCTGGAACGCCGACGGCAGCCCCGCCCTCGGCACCCCGCTCGCCATGGGAGCGACCCAGAACCTGCCCTCGGGCGACCCCGGTTCGGGCAACCACTGGATCAACGACGACGGCCGGTCCAGCGCCGACGGGACCCTCGCCTACACCGGGACCTGGAACTCGGGCACCGGCTGCGCGGCCCAGTGCTTCTGGGGCGACGACCACTGGAGCGACCGGGCGGGCAACACCGCCACCTTCTCCTTCACCGGGACCAGGATCGCGCTGCTGTCGGTGCGGGACACCGGCAACGGCATCGCGGCGATCAGCGTCGACGGCGGGGCCGAGCAGCGCGTCGACTTCTACGGGGCGATCCGCACCGGTGAGACCGTCCAGTACCTCAGTCCGAAGCTGGCGTCCGGCCGGCACACGCTGCGGGTGCGGGTCACCGGCGAGCACAACGCCTCGTCCCAGGGGTCGTTCGTGAGCGTGGACCGGGCGGAGGTGTACACCGGCTGA